In one window of Synechococcus sp. M16CYN DNA:
- a CDS encoding creatininase family protein: MPVSPPRPIKDIEAIRLALRSWPEVETYLQECKGIIIPLGSTEQHGPTGAIGTDVLTAEAVALEVGRRNGVLVTPAQPFGMAEHHLGFAGTMSLRPATLLAVMQDLVLSLARHGFERVFVINGHGGNISTTKAAFAQVHGTAASRGLQVTPNLRCRLSNWFMAGPVMRQARELYGDKEGHHATPSEIAVTLQVEPTLQSKQRPLPKPAAAGPIHGSEDFRRRHPDGRMGSHPSLAIPEHGALLLETAATALSEDLCNFLSEV, from the coding sequence ATGCCTGTCTCACCTCCCAGACCTATCAAAGACATCGAAGCCATCCGCCTGGCACTGCGCAGCTGGCCAGAAGTCGAAACTTATCTTCAAGAGTGTAAAGGGATCATTATCCCATTGGGTTCCACAGAGCAGCACGGCCCCACAGGCGCAATTGGAACTGATGTGCTAACCGCCGAAGCCGTCGCATTGGAGGTTGGTCGACGCAATGGAGTTCTCGTGACACCAGCTCAACCATTCGGTATGGCGGAACATCACCTTGGCTTTGCCGGGACTATGAGCTTACGGCCTGCAACTTTGTTGGCTGTGATGCAAGACCTAGTTTTATCCTTAGCCCGCCACGGCTTTGAACGTGTCTTTGTTATTAACGGCCATGGAGGTAATATCTCCACTACTAAAGCGGCGTTCGCTCAAGTTCATGGCACTGCAGCCAGCCGAGGTCTACAGGTTACCCCTAACCTGCGCTGCCGCCTATCCAATTGGTTTATGGCTGGCCCAGTGATGCGGCAGGCCCGCGAGCTTTACGGCGATAAGGAAGGGCATCACGCCACACCAAGCGAGATTGCCGTAACCCTCCAGGTAGAACCCACGCTGCAAAGCAAACAGCGTCCGCTCCCAAAACCAGCTGCTGCAGGACCAATCCATGGTTCCGAGGACTTTCGTCGGCGTCATCCAGATGGCCGTATGGGATCTCATCCATCTCTTGCAATCCCTGAACATGGCGCCTTATTGCTTGAAACAGCAGCAACCGCTTTGAGCGAAGATTTATGTAATTTCCTCAGCGAAGTATGA
- a CDS encoding queuosine precursor transporter, with the protein MFASVSSTATNIQARRDITFLVLAGFFLGTLGMLNILGLTRFLQLGQLGSWPIVVAVGALPYPVTFLCTDLISEIWGEYKANQLVWVGLLLNGWIILILWLGGLLPSLPGSDDITFRTIQQLSFGTIGASMVAYLTAQFIDVKLFHFWKRLTNGKALWLRNNGSTLVSQLVDTTAVVLISHYGAHVLPIRTDAPLIPQLGSFIVGGYLFKLLAALADTLPFIWLTGWLRWWLSIPEDKTKLPGSFANDRQSTTETR; encoded by the coding sequence ATGTTTGCGTCTGTCAGTAGCACTGCCACTAATATTCAAGCCCGCCGTGACATCACTTTTTTGGTGTTGGCAGGGTTCTTTCTCGGGACTTTAGGGATGCTAAATATCCTTGGACTCACACGCTTTCTACAACTAGGACAGTTAGGTTCTTGGCCAATCGTTGTCGCTGTTGGTGCCCTCCCGTACCCTGTCACCTTTCTCTGTACAGATCTCATCAGTGAAATTTGGGGAGAGTACAAGGCGAACCAGTTGGTTTGGGTGGGGTTACTGCTAAACGGTTGGATTATTCTAATTCTATGGCTCGGGGGTCTACTGCCGAGTTTGCCAGGCAGTGATGACATTACCTTCCGCACCATTCAGCAACTTAGTTTTGGCACAATCGGGGCATCAATGGTGGCTTACCTCACTGCCCAATTTATTGATGTGAAGCTCTTCCATTTTTGGAAGCGTCTGACCAATGGCAAAGCCCTTTGGCTTCGAAACAATGGGTCTACCTTGGTAAGTCAACTTGTCGACACCACTGCGGTAGTGCTGATCAGTCATTACGGTGCTCACGTACTACCGATTCGTACAGATGCCCCACTTATTCCCCAATTGGGCAGCTTTATCGTGGGCGGTTACTTGTTTAAATTGCTGGCCGCTCTCGCCGACACGTTGCCATTTATCTGGCTCACAGGTTGGCTACGCTGGTGGCTGAGTATCCCGGAGGATAAAACGAAACTCCCTGGTTCATTCGCAAACGATCGTCAATCCACAACGGAAACACGCTGA